From a region of the Drosophila ananassae strain 14024-0371.13 chromosome XL, ASM1763931v2, whole genome shotgun sequence genome:
- the LOC6502264 gene encoding uncharacterized protein LOC6502264, whose product MRLVGLCLLSALWLLGNSQDQRTGQELLLAKLTPPQDEMKVQVLAKATHYVVKNFIANKINTMVIRQDCMECPDELLDRQSTIVDHVLSNLAPNISVVLHSGDDQEETSWDYTLFVVNSQREFLFLKIIFPDELVEREFYFVVVVTQFQSPDTVEATVGKIIVASLRFPVINVVVVVQTTDGTVVLYAYSLFTTNCTIGLTLLEINQFDPVTGEPLQPMTYLYPVRQGHLGNCVLNVTANHMPPHFIYEKWTEERNSYPENQVVDPKDVSGIDWEVLQLLSKALKFKIQLLLPSEPSQIFGEGNVTGSFAQLADGSAQLAVGGLSGSDKRRWLFSKSTVYYQSQFVMVVRRDRYLGRFGPLMLPFRGKVWTMIILIYATAFVATFALSSRLRLRYSLENLFLMTLGNPIPMHRLPGTGFLRYLVASWLLLTLVLRGAYQARLFDVLRMQQYRPLPKDVAGLIEDNYTLVSNGYHDFYPLRMTRRMSESFSARFDRVQHAAPGERLTSIALVSNLAYWNHRHRDITRLTFVPQPIYTYQLVLYFPRRSFLKPAVDRKLKQLLGAGVIAQIGRRYVNYLCDKDLAGNRELLPRITNKLMGGVYRIHALVIFLATVVFGLERISHRWSWLTRLMEWFHRY is encoded by the exons ATGAGACTTGTGGGACTCTGTCTGCTCTCCGCCTTGTGGCTCCTGGGAAACAGCCAGGACCAACGTACTGGCCAGGAGTTGCTCCTTGCCAAGCTGACCCCTCCCCAGGACGAGATGAAGGTCCAGGTCTTGGCCAAGGCCACTCACTATGTGGTCAAAAACTTCATTGCCAACAAGATCAACACGATGGTGATCAGGCAGGACTGTATGGAATGTCCTGATGAGTTACTTGACCGTCAAAGCACCATAGTGGACCATGTGCTGTCGAATCTGGCGCCGAATATCAGCGTGGTGCTCCACAGCGGCGATGACCAGGAGGAGACTTCCTGGGACTACACGCTCTTCGTGGTCAACTCCCAGCGAGAGTTCCT GTTTCTAAAAATCATCTTCCCGGACGAACTGGTGGAGCGGGAGTTCTATTTCGTGGTGGTGGTGACACAGTTCCAGTCTCCTGACACCGTCGAGGCAACCGTCGGCAAGATAATCGTGGCCAGCCTGCGGTTTCCGGTGATCaatgtggtggtggtggttcaGACCACCGATGGCACTGTCGTCTTGTACGCCTACTCGCTCTTCACAACAAACTGCACCATCGGCCTCACCCTCCTGGAGATCAATCAGTTCGATCCGGTCACCGGAGAGCCTCTCCAGCCCATGACCTATCTGTATCCTGTCCGACAGGGTCACCTGGGGAACTGTGTCCTCAATGTTACTGCCAACCACATGCCGCCGCACTTTATTTACGAAAAGTGGACCGAGGAGCGTAACTCTTATCCGGAAAACCAGGTGGTGGACCCCAAGGATGTCTCCGGCATTGACTGGGAGGTCCTGCAGCTGCTGTCCAAGGCCCTGAAGTTCAAAATTCAACTGCTGCTGCCCAGCGAGCCGAGCCAGATCTTCGGCGAGGGTAATGTCACAGGAAGCTTTGCGCAG CTGGCCGACGGAAGTGCCCAGCTGGCAGTTGGTGGACTGAGCGGATCGGACAAGCGAAGGTGGCTCTTTTCCAAGTCCACGGTCTACTATCAGAGCCAGTTTGTGATGGTCGTTCGTCGGGATCGGTACTTGGGCCGCTTCGGACCCCTCATGCTGCCCTTTCGGGGCAAGGTGTGGACCATGATTATCCTGATTTACGCCACCGCCTTTGTGGCCACCTTCGCCCTGAGCTCACGTTTGCGATTGCGGTATTCCTTGGAGAATCTGTTTCTT ATGACTTTGGGGAATCCCATACCCATGCACAGGTTGCCAGGAACAGGATTCCTGCGGTATCTGGTGGCCAGCTGGCTGCTGCTCACCTTGGTCCTGCGGGGCGCCTATCAGGCCCGTCTCTTCGATGTCCTGCGCATGCAGCAGTACCGTCCCCTGCCCAAGGACGTCGCCGGCCTCATTGAAGACAACTACACTCTGGTCTCGAACGGCTACCACGACTTCTATCCGTTGCGGATGACCCGCCGGATGTCCGAGTCCTTCTCAGCCCGCTTCGACCGGGTCCAGCACGCCGCCCCTGGAGAGCGACTGACATCCATTGCGCTGGTCAGCAACCTGGCCTACTGGAACCACCGGCACCGCGACATAACCCGTCTGACCTTCGTCCCCCAGCCGATCTACACGTACCAGCTGGTCCTCTACTTCCCGCGTCGCTCCTTCCTCAAGCCGGCGGTGGACCGGAAGCTGAAGCAGCTCCTCGGCGCTGGGGTGATAGCCCAGATCGGGCGGAGGTACGTGAACTACCTCTGCGACAAGGACTTGGCCGGCAACCGGGAGCTCCTGCCGCGGATCACCAATAAGCTAATGGGCGGTGTCTACCGCATACACGCGTTGGTCATTTTTCTGGCCACCGTGGTCTTTGGCCTGGAAAGGATCTCCCACAGATGGAGCTGGTTGACGCGCTTAATGGAGTGGTTTCACAGGTATTGA
- the LOC6502151 gene encoding casein kinase I → MERLRSSRSREVRIGSYKVIRKIGSGSFGDIYLAVYIHNGERVAIKVESTKVKHPQLNYERRLYRALRPAPGLPQIRYFCKEPHYQAMVMDLLGPSLERLFQFCEKAFTIKTVLLLSEQMLRRVEYVHSRGFLHRDIKPDNFLMGLGTMSKQVYLIDFGLAKKYLDITTGVHIPYREERSLTGTARYASICAHAGVESSRRDDLVALGYVLMYFNRGSLPWQGLKASTKQQKYERIYEKKISVSVEALCEGYPCEFTMYLNYCRGLGFYDRPDYEAICRMFRMLRQGLNLRPGLIYDWDMLMMKFHNTQDNPGIGKRVFPPRQPTDGGESGEPIVKDEKCNTWP, encoded by the exons ATGGAACGGCTCAGATCGTCCCGCAGCCGCGAAGTGCGTATCGGCAGCTATAAAGTGATCCGTAAGATCGGAAGCGGCTCCTTCGGCGACATCTATCTAGCGGTCTATATCCATAATGGCGAGCGGGTGGCGATCAAGGTGGAGAGCACGAAAGTGAAGCATCCGCAGCTGAACTACGAGCGCCGTCTCTACCGCGCCCTACGCCCAGCTCCTGGGCTGCCGCAGATTCGATATTTTTGCAAGGAGCCGCACTACCAG GCTATGGTAATGGATCTATTGGGACCGTCGCTGGAGCGACTGTTCCAGTTCTGCGAAAAGGCCTTCACCATCAAGACGGTCCTGCTCCTGTCCGAGCAGATGCTCCGCCGGGTGGAGTACGTCCATTCGCGTGGATTCCTGCACCGCGACATCAAGCCGGACAACTTCCTGATGGGCCTCGGCACGATGTCCAAGCAGGTCTACCTGATCGACTTCGGGCTGGCCAAGAAGTACCTGGACATCACTACCGGTGTCCACATCCCCTACCGGGAGGAGCGCAGTCTGACGGGAACGGCCCGGTACGCCTCCATTTGCGCCCATGCCGGCGTCGAATCGTCGCGGCGGGATGATCTGGTGGCCCTCGGCTATGTCCTGATGTACTTCAACCGGGGCAGCCTGCCGTGGCAGGGCCTGAAGGCCTCCACCAAGCAACAGAAGTACGAGCGGATCTATGAGAAGAAGATCTCCGTGTCGGTGGAGGCGCTCTGCGAGGGTTATCCTTGCGAGTTCACCATGTACCTAAACTACTGCCGCGGACTGGGCTTCTACGACCGTCCCGACTACGAAGCCATATGCCGCATGTTCCGGATGCTCCGCCAGGGCCTCAATCTCCGCCCGGGACTCATCTACGACTGGGACATGCTGATGATGAAGTTCCACAACACCCAGGACAATCCGGGCATCGGGAAGCGAGTCTTTCCTCCGCGCCAGCCCACCGACGGCGGGGAGAGCGGAGAGCCGATTGTCAAGGACGAAAAGTGCAACACCTGGCCCTAA